The following proteins are co-located in the Desulfurococcus amylolyticus Z-533 genome:
- a CDS encoding pyridoxal phosphate-dependent aminotransferase, with protein sequence MNISRRVLSLPVNPQRVLIAKAEELSRQGVKVYNYTAGQPGLPPDREALEYFIEMVRKDPFKHFRYVSTQGLPELRAAISDDLKRYGGIDVQPKDILVTTGGADGLVLSIYTLLDERDTLLLLDPSYSVYWDLAKLTGLKVETCRQTLENGFNPDPECIKEKLGSKAKAILLASPDNPTSRILSSEVGKTIVDVAYEKKAWIIYDVAYKHLVYEEEHLWLEKLAPSMDNIVVVGSFSKDIAIPGGRLGYVYGSGNTISEMTKLKGVLGIVAPVPMQWMAYYYLSQGFKEKYLRDVIPVYKRRRDAAYEAFRRNLPHARIQKPVASMYLFPDMSYYIKKKGLSDVEFTMKLIEEKGVAMLPGSIFGEAGVNHLRITFVTMDEKNLVEGIERLAEFVGER encoded by the coding sequence TTGAATATATCTAGACGGGTGTTAAGTCTCCCAGTCAACCCTCAGAGAGTTCTCATCGCTAAGGCAGAGGAGCTATCTAGACAGGGCGTCAAGGTATATAACTACACGGCTGGGCAGCCTGGCCTCCCACCGGATCGCGAGGCCCTCGAATACTTCATAGAGATGGTTAGGAAGGATCCCTTTAAACACTTCAGATATGTATCGACACAGGGGTTGCCGGAGCTAAGGGCAGCTATCTCGGATGACTTAAAGAGGTATGGAGGTATAGATGTCCAGCCAAAGGACATCCTCGTGACCACTGGAGGAGCCGATGGATTAGTCCTATCGATATATACACTCCTCGATGAAAGGGATACACTGCTACTACTTGATCCATCCTACAGCGTATACTGGGATCTCGCTAAGCTAACCGGCTTAAAGGTGGAGACTTGTAGACAGACCCTTGAAAATGGGTTCAACCCTGATCCAGAGTGTATAAAGGAGAAGCTAGGCTCGAAGGCTAAGGCAATACTCCTGGCCAGCCCTGATAACCCAACTAGTAGAATACTTAGCAGTGAAGTAGGGAAGACTATTGTAGATGTTGCCTACGAGAAGAAGGCTTGGATAATATATGACGTTGCATACAAGCACCTAGTCTATGAGGAAGAACACCTATGGCTTGAGAAGCTTGCTCCATCCATGGATAATATAGTCGTCGTCGGCTCATTCAGTAAAGACATAGCAATACCAGGGGGTAGGCTTGGATACGTGTACGGGTCGGGCAACACTATATCAGAGATGACTAAGCTGAAGGGTGTGCTAGGTATAGTCGCCCCCGTACCGATGCAGTGGATGGCATATTACTATCTCTCCCAGGGATTCAAGGAGAAATACCTCCGCGACGTGATCCCAGTGTATAAGAGACGCCGGGACGCAGCATATGAGGCTTTCAGGAGGAACCTGCCTCATGCAAGGATACAGAAGCCCGTTGCAAGCATGTACTTGTTCCCAGATATGTCATACTACATCAAGAAGAAGGGGTTAAGTGACGTGGAGTTCACGATGAAGCTTATAGAGGAGAAAGGCGTTGCAATGCTACCCGGCTCCATATTCGGTGAAGCCGGTGTAAACCATCTCAGAATAACATTCGTCACAATGGATGAGAAAAACCTTGTTGAAGGCATAGAACGCCTCGCGGAGTTTGTTGGCGAAAGATGA
- a CDS encoding tRNA(Ile)(2)-agmatinylcytidine synthase — MEGIRLHIGLDDIDSPMGGCTTHIAVQIVHELSGKGNIWFTDYLNLIRLNPAVPWKTRGNGAVAIRLSVASESDLVDVIEYVENKVDEYVAEYSNPKHQPSLVFLIGDVPGFLEKYGEKALYDFIPLDYALRVIGRLGERIRVHAPRGRRGVIGALAAIGIQMLSGDYTYELIAYRTREYIGKPRMIDENSIMEMDKATQGKTILNYDYESKRSLIIPRGPDPVLYGIRGEYPWDLIDASKYLRVFEPVEYMAVFRTNQHTDSHLHPVDTVCDVHPYMCVRLTGTVSSKPRRIQGGHLVFKVCNECCMDVAVYEPTKRFRDVVEKLEPGDKVEVMGCVRPGSRSHGTTLNLEKICVIELARKTIKLNPLCPKCGRRMESAGKGKGFKCRHCGYKSLELSKEEIVVPRDIQAMCYQPPLHVFKHVMRPLGRPVVHRVFTGSELITPFVWKLS; from the coding sequence GTGGAGGGCATTAGGCTCCACATAGGGTTAGATGACATTGATTCCCCCATGGGTGGCTGTACAACACATATAGCTGTCCAAATAGTCCACGAGCTCTCAGGCAAAGGGAACATATGGTTCACAGACTACTTGAACCTCATCAGGCTGAACCCGGCTGTTCCATGGAAGACCAGGGGAAACGGCGCCGTCGCTATAAGGCTCAGCGTCGCTAGTGAAAGCGATCTAGTGGATGTCATCGAATACGTGGAGAACAAGGTCGATGAATACGTGGCTGAATACTCTAACCCCAAGCACCAGCCCTCACTAGTATTCCTTATAGGGGATGTACCAGGGTTCCTGGAGAAGTATGGGGAGAAAGCACTATACGACTTCATCCCATTAGACTACGCTCTAAGAGTAATTGGGAGGCTAGGCGAGAGGATACGGGTTCACGCTCCAAGGGGTAGGAGAGGCGTGATAGGCGCCTTAGCAGCCATAGGCATCCAGATGCTCAGTGGAGACTATACATATGAGTTGATAGCCTATAGGACGCGTGAATACATTGGTAAACCCAGGATGATCGATGAAAACAGTATAATGGAAATGGATAAGGCAACCCAGGGGAAAACAATACTCAACTACGACTACGAGTCGAAACGCTCCTTGATAATCCCAAGGGGCCCGGATCCCGTTCTCTACGGGATTAGAGGAGAGTATCCATGGGACCTCATAGATGCGTCTAAATACCTCAGGGTGTTTGAACCAGTGGAATACATGGCAGTCTTCCGGACAAACCAGCACACTGATAGCCATCTACATCCGGTGGATACAGTGTGTGATGTACACCCATATATGTGTGTGAGGCTGACTGGTACTGTCTCATCGAAGCCCCGGCGTATACAAGGAGGGCACCTTGTCTTCAAGGTATGTAACGAGTGCTGTATGGATGTAGCGGTCTACGAGCCAACGAAACGTTTCAGGGATGTAGTGGAGAAGCTGGAACCTGGTGACAAGGTGGAGGTGATGGGGTGTGTGAGACCTGGGAGTAGGTCCCATGGAACAACATTAAACCTAGAGAAGATATGTGTGATAGAGCTGGCCCGGAAAACCATTAAGTTGAACCCATTATGTCCCAAATGCGGTAGGAGGATGGAGAGCGCTGGGAAGGGTAAGGGGTTTAAGTGCAGGCACTGCGGCTATAAGAGCCTGGAGCTCAGTAAGGAGGAGATAGTGGTGCCTAGAGATATTCAAGCCATGTGCTACCAGCCACCGCTCCACGTGTTTAAGCATGTTATGCGGCCATTGGGGAGGCCTGTAGTACACAGGGTTTTTACGGGGAGCGAGCTAATCACACCTTTTGTCTGGAAACTATCGTAG
- a CDS encoding deoxyhypusine synthase — MPEEFNIEELRSRLLGEVVRDITITPEITICELVEKLRDAHGFMAGHVYRASQILNEMTRDSEVTRFLAFTGNIVSTGLRGLLAQLIRDGFFHAVVTTCGTIDHDIARGTGHAYYKGDWMYDDALLRSVEIHRLGNILIPLENYGLAVEKFTRKLLEEIGAIKKKWSVSELLYEAGKRISDKNSILRAAYEKNIPVFVPGIFDGSFGSQIVFNYASTGVEVDLISDEKKIIDMVFAAKRLGALIIGGGISKHHTIWWAQMKDGLDYAVYITTAVEYDGSLSGAQPREAISWGKLKPTGKHIVVYADATITLPLIVGGMLCLARKGG; from the coding sequence ATGCCAGAGGAGTTTAACATAGAGGAGTTGAGAAGCAGACTGCTCGGCGAGGTTGTAAGAGATATCACTATAACACCGGAGATAACAATCTGCGAGCTCGTGGAGAAGCTCAGGGATGCCCATGGCTTCATGGCCGGGCATGTCTATAGGGCGAGCCAGATACTCAATGAGATGACCAGGGATAGTGAGGTAACCCGGTTCCTTGCCTTCACAGGCAACATTGTTTCAACAGGTTTAAGGGGGTTACTGGCACAGCTGATTAGGGACGGGTTCTTCCATGCTGTGGTGACGACGTGTGGTACGATAGATCATGATATAGCTAGAGGCACGGGGCACGCATACTACAAGGGGGACTGGATGTATGATGATGCACTACTGAGGAGTGTTGAGATCCATAGGCTCGGCAACATATTGATCCCCCTGGAGAACTATGGTTTAGCCGTTGAGAAGTTTACAAGGAAACTCCTCGAAGAGATCGGAGCTATAAAGAAGAAGTGGAGTGTCAGCGAACTCCTGTATGAGGCAGGTAAGAGGATAAGCGATAAAAATAGTATACTACGCGCCGCTTACGAGAAAAACATACCGGTCTTCGTCCCAGGCATATTCGACGGCAGCTTCGGGTCGCAGATAGTCTTCAACTATGCATCCACCGGTGTTGAAGTAGACTTGATAAGCGATGAGAAGAAGATAATAGACATGGTTTTCGCGGCTAAGAGGCTTGGAGCCTTGATTATCGGCGGGGGGATCAGTAAGCATCACACCATATGGTGGGCCCAGATGAAGGATGGATTAGACTACGCGGTATACATTACCACTGCTGTAGAGTACGATGGGAGCTTGAGTGGGGCACAACCGAGGGAGGCGATTAGCTGGGGGAAGCTCAAGCCTACGGGTAAGCATATAGTAGTATACGCTGATGCAACGATAACGCTACCCCTGATAGTAGGAGGTATGCTATGCCTCGCTAGGAAAGGGGGTTAG
- a CDS encoding restriction endonuclease, giving the protein MGSPLEKEILLRILKSRRILVDEVQAAYGVVDDVLDKLLGDNRDFITVNGRMIIVDKPLELALKLLDQGVSVKRVSEALEWRDFEKLASTIMSGHGYIVETNVFLSSPVRFEIDVVGVDPVSRLGILVDCKQWSHNTRRRLIEAGTRQIERLGKLISHYEHVRSRYRVFDYMREAIPLILTLQTPVVRIYENVLYVSIREFNDFLNNIRYVIESFNIKPSPTPLK; this is encoded by the coding sequence GTGGGTTCACCCCTAGAGAAGGAGATATTATTAAGGATACTTAAATCAAGGAGAATACTGGTTGACGAGGTTCAGGCAGCCTATGGTGTGGTCGATGACGTGCTTGACAAGCTCCTAGGGGACAACAGGGACTTTATCACGGTTAACGGTAGAATGATAATAGTTGATAAGCCACTTGAACTTGCCTTGAAACTCCTAGATCAAGGAGTAAGCGTGAAAAGGGTAAGCGAGGCACTGGAGTGGAGGGACTTCGAGAAACTGGCATCCACTATAATGAGTGGGCACGGGTACATTGTTGAGACAAACGTATTCCTCTCAAGCCCTGTGAGATTCGAAATAGATGTAGTAGGAGTGGATCCGGTGAGCAGGCTCGGGATACTCGTAGATTGCAAGCAATGGTCCCATAATACTAGGCGGAGGTTGATCGAGGCAGGAACCAGGCAGATTGAACGCCTAGGAAAGCTTATCTCACACTACGAACATGTTAGAAGCAGGTACAGGGTATTCGATTACATGAGAGAAGCCATACCATTAATTCTAACACTACAGACACCCGTTGTAAGGATATACGAGAACGTGTTATATGTAAGTATAAGGGAGTTCAACGACTTCCTGAATAATATCAGGTACGTGATTGAGTCATTCAATATAAAGCCTTCCCCAACTCCACTTAAATGA
- the pyrD gene encoding dihydroorotate dehydrogenase PyrD, which translates to MLETSIAGLRLKHPVMNASGILGSEPEHLEILAKQGFSALVSKTITLNPREGYPPPIIVELRNNGLLNAVGLANPGARVIPVLARKARELSKPLILSIGGSSVEEFVKLAELASEAGVDAVELNLSCPHAEGYGLELGSDPMLVYRIVKDVVSVASLPVIAKLGLTDRVIESAGKALEAGVKALTLINTVKAMSIDVYTLKPVLSNKYGGLSGPPIHPIAVRVVYDVYREYRAEIIGVGGVSSWMDVAELMLAGARAVQVGTALIWNENIVDEILSGLHKWLIDLGYNSLMDLVGIAVM; encoded by the coding sequence GTGCTTGAAACAAGTATAGCTGGGCTAAGGCTGAAGCATCCTGTTATGAATGCAAGCGGTATACTGGGCTCGGAGCCTGAGCACCTTGAGATACTGGCTAAGCAGGGTTTCTCAGCCCTTGTATCCAAGACTATAACGTTGAATCCTAGGGAAGGGTATCCCCCACCCATTATTGTTGAGTTAAGGAATAACGGGCTCCTAAACGCAGTAGGCTTAGCGAATCCCGGGGCCAGAGTGATTCCGGTTCTAGCTAGGAAGGCAAGGGAACTTAGTAAACCACTGATCCTCAGCATCGGCGGCTCCAGTGTGGAGGAGTTTGTAAAGCTTGCCGAGCTAGCTAGCGAGGCTGGCGTGGATGCAGTCGAGTTAAACCTTAGTTGCCCCCATGCGGAAGGCTACGGCCTTGAGTTGGGCAGTGATCCCATGTTGGTTTACAGAATAGTAAAGGATGTAGTATCTGTAGCATCCTTACCTGTGATAGCTAAGCTAGGGTTAACAGATAGAGTAATCGAGTCAGCTGGTAAAGCCCTCGAGGCAGGCGTGAAAGCCTTAACGCTGATAAACACTGTGAAAGCTATGAGCATAGATGTATACACTTTAAAGCCTGTGCTGAGTAACAAGTATGGAGGCCTCTCGGGGCCACCGATTCATCCAATAGCTGTGAGAGTGGTATACGACGTATACAGGGAGTACAGGGCTGAGATAATAGGGGTTGGAGGCGTGTCATCATGGATGGATGTAGCAGAGCTCATGCTAGCCGGGGCTAGGGCTGTGCAGGTGGGTACAGCTTTGATCTGGAATGAGAATATCGTGGATGAAATACTGAGCGGACTCCACAAATGGTTGATTGACTTGGGATATAATAGTTTAATGGATCTTGTTGGAATAGCAGTAATGTAG
- a CDS encoding dihydroorotate dehydrogenase, whose amino-acid sequence MYYPAKITGSEKLSKTLYLKRIKILSDGIKEPLPFQFLLAWVPGVDLLPMSVADFSNGEVAIIVKERGEGSRALIRLHSGFLGVMGFYGAGFKPWSYKRILFIAGGSGIAPFFYLARKACEEGVSVDLVWGVRGGDELFNPRSLLNTVNKDTEIYIATEDCSAGYCGRASMLASRVIHENPGKWDLVIASGPQGLLREVCSLLSDTGIELYVNTETLVKCGVGACGSCVLKPHPLLLCKHGPVFRCRDIEGFLKGG is encoded by the coding sequence GTGTACTACCCGGCTAAGATAACTGGCTCCGAGAAGCTTAGCAAGACACTGTATCTAAAGAGGATCAAGATACTCAGCGATGGAATCAAGGAACCCTTACCATTTCAATTCCTGCTGGCATGGGTGCCCGGAGTAGACTTGCTGCCAATGAGTGTAGCGGACTTCAGTAATGGTGAGGTAGCGATAATCGTGAAGGAAAGAGGAGAGGGGTCAAGGGCATTGATCAGGCTTCACAGTGGTTTCCTAGGAGTAATGGGCTTCTATGGTGCAGGGTTTAAGCCGTGGAGCTATAAGAGGATATTGTTTATAGCGGGGGGCTCAGGGATAGCTCCCTTCTTCTATCTTGCTAGGAAAGCATGTGAAGAAGGCGTTTCAGTAGACCTGGTATGGGGTGTTAGAGGGGGAGACGAGTTATTCAACCCTAGGAGTCTACTCAACACTGTAAACAAGGATACCGAAATATATATCGCGACCGAGGACTGCAGCGCTGGCTATTGTGGTAGAGCATCAATGCTTGCATCCAGGGTGATCCATGAGAACCCGGGTAAATGGGATCTAGTGATAGCCTCTGGGCCGCAGGGCTTGCTAAGAGAGGTATGTAGCCTGCTCAGTGATACTGGTATAGAGCTGTATGTCAACACTGAGACCCTTGTTAAATGTGGGGTTGGGGCATGTGGCTCATGTGTCTTGAAACCCCATCCCCTCCTACTATGCAAGCACGGCCCAGTCTTCAGGTGCCGTGATATAGAGGGTTTCCTCAAGGGTGGTTGA
- the pyrE gene encoding orotate phosphoribosyltransferase, with translation MSWISIELYKRGMVKIGRFKLSSGIESPFYIDMRRLYMYPDLARMIILELTRRVKLDDIDVVVGVATAGIPLATYVSCLTNKPMAYVRVEKKNHGTSSLIEGDVTGLRTLILDDVSTTGSSILKAVEAILEAGGIPVRVAVLVDREQGAREVLASRGIELFRLITAREVFRDLYAHGLINEATYRELLEYLDKYSAGRTVNQGVLPG, from the coding sequence GTGTCATGGATAAGCATTGAGCTCTATAAGAGGGGCATGGTGAAGATAGGGAGGTTCAAGCTATCCTCAGGCATAGAGAGCCCATTCTACATCGATATGCGGAGACTATACATGTACCCGGATCTCGCTAGGATGATCATCCTGGAGCTAACACGTAGAGTAAAACTCGACGATATCGATGTAGTAGTGGGTGTCGCGACAGCAGGAATACCTCTAGCTACATATGTCTCATGCCTCACAAATAAGCCGATGGCATATGTCAGAGTGGAAAAGAAGAACCATGGAACCAGCTCGCTGATCGAGGGAGATGTAACTGGCTTGAGAACCCTGATACTTGACGATGTATCTACAACGGGCTCCTCGATACTGAAGGCTGTCGAAGCAATATTGGAAGCAGGCGGGATACCGGTGAGAGTAGCTGTCCTCGTTGACAGGGAGCAGGGAGCTCGTGAGGTACTTGCTTCCAGGGGTATCGAGCTATTCCGGTTAATAACAGCGAGAGAGGTCTTCAGGGATCTCTACGCTCATGGATTAATCAACGAGGCAACATACCGTGAGCTACTTGAGTACCTTGACAAGTACTCAGCAGGAAGAACGGTGAACCAGGGTGTACTACCCGGCTAA
- the pyrF gene encoding orotidine-5'-phosphate decarboxylase, translating into MLVVAIDPPVREEKDKRIDILVREVDEYVSGYKIGIPFILKHGKQGIRRLRRLTEKPIIADLKLADIGDIMSTTVKHLANTGVNAVIAHAFVGYNGALETLVKTSMVTGIGVILVASMSHDGSREFIDKHIDEFLDLAVKAGVEGIVAPATRPNVIRYARERLGRSIKIYSPGIGIQGAEPGSALCVGANYEIVGRLITGSKNPGEAAREVREIQLKRWSKCHG; encoded by the coding sequence ATGTTAGTTGTTGCAATTGATCCACCTGTAAGGGAGGAGAAAGACAAGAGGATAGATATCCTTGTAAGGGAAGTCGATGAGTATGTTTCAGGCTATAAGATAGGTATCCCATTCATTCTAAAGCATGGTAAACAAGGGATTAGAAGGCTGAGGAGGCTCACGGAGAAGCCGATTATAGCGGATCTGAAGCTAGCGGATATAGGGGACATAATGAGTACTACGGTCAAGCATCTCGCAAACACTGGTGTAAACGCTGTTATAGCCCACGCCTTTGTAGGATATAATGGTGCATTAGAGACCCTTGTGAAGACATCCATGGTTACAGGGATAGGCGTTATATTAGTGGCATCCATGAGTCATGATGGCTCACGGGAATTCATAGATAAGCATATCGATGAATTCCTAGATCTAGCAGTGAAAGCAGGAGTTGAAGGCATTGTCGCACCAGCTACGAGGCCGAATGTAATCAGGTATGCGAGGGAGAGGCTTGGCAGATCAATAAAGATATACTCGCCCGGTATAGGGATCCAGGGAGCTGAACCCGGCTCAGCACTATGCGTGGGTGCCAATTACGAGATAGTAGGTAGGCTGATAACCGGTTCAAAGAATCCTGGTGAAGCAGCCAGGGAGGTTAGGGAGATACAGTTGAAGAGGTGGTCGAAGTGTCATGGATAA
- a CDS encoding phosphoribosyltransferase yields the protein MRIIYIPWSKAIELCYRLASMILDSGKRYDTVIAVSRGGLIPARIISDVLGVEDLVVLRSKLWGIGGKIRSEPEISIHEPPDFKNRKVLVVDEVVDTGATLTRITRLIRDLGADLVETAVVHYKSTSSFKPDYYVEKIDEWAWIFYPWSFTETLYGLAKARGGDVYEESLRILREIKASELYLDPYRIREALERYSN from the coding sequence TTGAGGATCATCTACATACCATGGAGTAAAGCCATAGAGTTATGCTACAGGCTTGCATCCATGATACTTGATAGCGGGAAGCGATACGATACAGTGATAGCCGTATCTAGGGGAGGATTAATACCGGCTAGAATAATCAGCGATGTGCTTGGTGTAGAAGACCTAGTGGTCCTAAGGTCAAAGCTATGGGGGATCGGTGGTAAGATACGTAGTGAGCCGGAGATCTCAATACATGAACCACCCGATTTTAAAAATAGGAAGGTGCTAGTAGTGGATGAAGTAGTTGATACGGGAGCTACTTTAACCAGGATAACCAGGCTAATAAGGGATCTAGGGGCCGACCTCGTTGAGACAGCCGTTGTACACTATAAGTCCACAAGTTCATTCAAGCCTGATTACTACGTTGAGAAAATCGATGAATGGGCATGGATATTCTACCCATGGTCGTTCACTGAGACTCTGTACGGCTTAGCTAAGGCGAGAGGGGGAGATGTCTACGAGGAGTCGTTAAGGATACTAAGGGAGATCAAGGCTTCAGAGCTATATCTGGATCCATACAGGATAAGAGAGGCACTTGAAAGGTATAGTAACTAG
- the guaA gene encoding glutamine-hydrolyzing GMP synthase produces the protein MTRENIINIPGSRILIVDYGGQYTHLIARRIRELEVYSEIVFYRDLNRVNIEDYDAVILSGSHLSVKSLDKDAVETARKILMEGDKPLLGICFGHQLIGYLLGAKLSTGCSEYGRTTVEILSSDALFNGWGNSEVVWMSHGECIEDLPDSITLLAESENKVVAAIKAVVNNRVVYGVQFHPEVHHTVKGRRLLDNFLGIINAKRAWRTENYYRYIIDELGREVTRNGVAVVGVSGGIDSTVTALIGKKLFNDKLIPVLVDHGLLREGERELVVTSLEKLGLNPLIVDAGERFISKLEGSTDCEERRRVIGEEFARIFSEIIEKEGAEYFLQGTTYPDVIESGGTRKAASVIKSHHNVRGLPEWFRGRVKILEPLRFLYKDEVREIARLLGVPREIIERHPFPGPGLAVRITGVFTKKKLDVCRRASKIVEDVLREYGLYSRVWQAFAVIGDDRWVGVKGDARSHGYIVTVRIVESVDGMTADYSKIPYDVLDEISRRITNSIQDVTMVTYAITSKPPSTIEPC, from the coding sequence ATGACACGGGAAAACATTATCAATATACCTGGAAGCAGGATCCTGATAGTGGACTACGGTGGGCAGTACACACATTTAATAGCTAGGAGAATCAGGGAACTCGAAGTATACTCCGAGATAGTCTTCTACAGGGATTTAAATCGCGTTAACATCGAGGACTATGACGCGGTAATATTATCAGGCAGCCATTTAAGCGTGAAAAGCCTTGACAAAGACGCCGTGGAGACAGCTAGGAAGATCCTCATGGAGGGAGATAAGCCATTACTAGGAATATGCTTCGGCCACCAGTTAATAGGATACCTCCTCGGTGCCAAGCTGTCTACAGGGTGCAGCGAGTATGGTAGAACCACCGTGGAGATACTGAGTAGTGATGCGTTATTTAATGGATGGGGCAACAGCGAGGTAGTCTGGATGAGCCACGGCGAATGCATCGAAGACCTCCCCGACTCCATTACATTACTAGCTGAAAGCGAGAATAAAGTGGTGGCAGCTATTAAAGCAGTCGTGAACAACAGGGTTGTCTACGGTGTCCAATTTCATCCAGAGGTACATCACACTGTGAAAGGCCGGAGGCTCCTGGATAACTTCCTCGGGATCATTAATGCGAAAAGGGCTTGGAGGACCGAGAACTACTACAGGTACATAATTGATGAACTCGGCAGGGAGGTAACCAGGAATGGTGTAGCCGTTGTCGGTGTCAGCGGCGGCATAGATTCAACTGTTACAGCCTTGATAGGGAAGAAGCTCTTCAACGATAAATTAATACCCGTGTTAGTTGATCATGGTTTACTGAGGGAGGGGGAAAGAGAGCTTGTTGTCACATCCCTCGAGAAACTTGGGTTAAACCCCTTAATAGTGGATGCCGGGGAGAGATTCATCTCGAAGCTCGAGGGCTCCACTGACTGTGAGGAGAGGCGTAGAGTAATAGGTGAAGAGTTTGCGAGAATATTCTCTGAAATCATTGAAAAAGAAGGTGCTGAATACTTCCTACAGGGTACAACATACCCTGATGTAATCGAGAGTGGTGGAACCCGTAAGGCAGCCTCAGTGATCAAATCACACCACAACGTCAGAGGATTACCCGAGTGGTTTAGGGGTAGGGTTAAGATATTGGAGCCACTGCGTTTCCTCTACAAGGATGAGGTGAGAGAGATAGCTAGGTTACTCGGTGTTCCCCGTGAAATAATCGAGAGACATCCGTTTCCAGGACCTGGGTTAGCTGTCAGGATTACAGGTGTCTTCACAAAGAAGAAGTTGGATGTGTGTAGGAGGGCCTCTAAGATAGTTGAGGATGTGCTCAGAGAGTATGGATTATACAGTAGAGTGTGGCAGGCCTTTGCCGTTATAGGCGATGATAGATGGGTCGGGGTAAAGGGTGATGCTAGAAGCCACGGTTACATAGTCACCGTTAGAATAGTCGAAAGCGTTGACGGGATGACTGCCGACTACTCAAAGATACCCTATGATGTACTCGATGAGATTAGTAGGAGGATCACTAATAGTATCCAGGATGTGACAATGGTTACCTATGCTATCACATCCAAGCCTCCCAGCACTATAGAGCCCTGCTGA
- a CDS encoding pyridoxal-phosphate dependent enzyme, protein MGQDTWVFSRCLKCGWSEKGLHLKCPVCGGVTVLEYERASLSIERNEASIWRYRGLLPGFPRKISMGEGLTPLRVVNGVLVKNERKNPTGSYSDRASSIIASYLASTGRKIVSVEYAEDFAYSVTYYTRRLVKGSIVIKDPFNADVDELISIHRAGFTIKIGDTGEADIPYINPLTIEGLKTILLEIYERKLRAENVIVPVETGTLAFSLCKALKELSYLGIDPGYVIMGAMVKGAEKPWLIEHCSNSVKIEEVDKAEALEALLELSRIGVRTKMVSALAYAVAKTIGNSIAVITVGEKHVRQRRNLSNLGSEILGILEKQSELTAYEVWRILGRYSLRGVYKALKSLEELGLVCGKHVVKGVGRKVKTYSICEDSYIVE, encoded by the coding sequence TTGGGCCAGGATACATGGGTTTTTTCACGGTGTCTGAAATGCGGGTGGAGTGAGAAAGGGTTACATCTTAAATGCCCTGTATGTGGAGGTGTAACTGTTCTAGAGTATGAGAGAGCCTCCCTAAGTATAGAGAGGAATGAGGCAAGTATCTGGAGGTATAGGGGTCTTCTACCAGGGTTTCCCCGTAAGATATCGATGGGCGAGGGGCTTACACCGCTTAGAGTAGTGAATGGAGTACTAGTTAAAAACGAGAGAAAGAATCCCACGGGCTCATACTCTGATAGAGCGTCAAGCATTATTGCCAGTTACCTAGCTTCTACGGGTAGAAAAATCGTTAGCGTCGAGTATGCCGAGGACTTCGCTTACTCCGTTACGTATTATACGCGTAGATTGGTTAAGGGAAGTATAGTAATCAAGGATCCTTTTAACGCTGACGTTGATGAATTAATCAGTATTCACAGGGCTGGCTTCACCATAAAAATAGGTGATACAGGGGAAGCGGACATCCCCTACATTAATCCACTAACTATAGAGGGATTGAAGACTATATTGCTCGAGATATATGAGAGGAAACTCAGGGCTGAAAACGTTATTGTACCGGTTGAAACGGGTACCCTAGCCTTCTCGCTCTGCAAAGCCCTCAAAGAGCTCAGCTATCTAGGCATAGATCCAGGATACGTGATCATGGGGGCTATGGTGAAGGGTGCTGAGAAACCCTGGCTCATAGAACACTGTAGTAACAGTGTTAAAATAGAAGAGGTCGATAAGGCTGAGGCATTGGAAGCACTACTTGAATTAAGCCGTATAGGTGTAAGAACGAAGATGGTCTCGGCACTGGCATACGCTGTCGCGAAAACCATTGGTAACTCCATAGCTGTGATCACTGTTGGCGAGAAACATGTTAGGCAAAGAAGGAATCTAAGCAATCTGGGCTCCGAGATACTTGGGATCCTCGAGAAGCAATCTGAGCTCACAGCCTACGAGGTATGGAGGATCCTCGGGAGATACAGCCTTAGAGGAGTGTATAAGGCGCTTAAATCTCTTGAGGAGCTCGGGCTTGTATGCGGCAAGCACGTGGTTAAGGGGGTTGGAAGGAAGGTGAAGACCTATTCCATATGTGAGGACAGCTATATAGTTGAGTAA